A part of Pantoea vagans genomic DNA contains:
- a CDS encoding multidrug effflux MFS transporter, with the protein MTPVHSNRLVYAITLGLLAALGPLCIDLYLPALPQMAQDLHTETATAQLSLTAGLLGLGVGQLLFGPMSDKFGRLRPLTLSLVLLFIASMGCALAQDINQLLLARLFEGLAGAGGAVLSRAIARDMYSGHELTRFFALLMLVNGLAPIGAPVLGGVLMTIVNWRGIFMVLGGIAILLILLARWKLHETLPDERRSKGSIFSAYAALGQVITHRPFMGFCLTQGFMMSGMFAYIGASPFVLQQIYGLSPQAFSFCFAANGFGLIIASQTSARLCPLWGEYRVLKGGLTLAFVASSLLLLTALLHAPLALLLVALFFTIASNGVIATTASSLAMQSQGHRAGSASAVIGVTMFTLGAITVPITGIGGTSVLSMCATIFGCFMMAILMFSVLAKKPLPQVKTH; encoded by the coding sequence ATGACCCCTGTACATTCTAACCGCCTGGTTTACGCCATTACGCTCGGCCTGCTGGCCGCACTGGGTCCGCTCTGCATTGACCTCTATCTGCCCGCACTGCCACAAATGGCGCAGGATCTGCACACTGAAACCGCAACCGCGCAGCTGAGTCTGACCGCCGGTCTGCTGGGTCTGGGCGTTGGCCAGCTGCTGTTTGGCCCGATGAGCGATAAGTTTGGTCGCCTGCGCCCGCTGACCCTGTCACTGGTGCTGCTGTTTATCGCCTCAATGGGCTGTGCGCTGGCGCAGGATATTAATCAGCTGCTGCTGGCACGACTGTTCGAGGGACTGGCTGGTGCAGGTGGTGCAGTGCTGTCACGGGCGATTGCGCGTGACATGTATAGCGGTCATGAGCTGACGCGCTTCTTCGCGCTGCTGATGCTGGTCAACGGTCTGGCGCCGATTGGTGCACCGGTACTGGGGGGTGTGCTGATGACGATAGTCAACTGGCGCGGCATCTTTATGGTGCTGGGCGGCATTGCCATTCTGCTGATCCTGCTGGCACGCTGGAAGCTGCATGAAACGCTGCCAGACGAACGGCGCAGTAAAGGATCGATTTTCTCCGCTTACGCCGCGCTGGGTCAGGTGATAACCCATCGCCCCTTTATGGGCTTCTGCCTGACGCAGGGCTTTATGATGTCCGGGATGTTCGCCTATATCGGTGCCTCACCGTTTGTGCTGCAGCAGATTTATGGCCTGTCGCCTCAGGCCTTCAGCTTCTGCTTTGCGGCCAACGGTTTTGGTCTGATCATTGCCTCGCAGACCAGCGCCCGTCTCTGTCCGCTTTGGGGCGAGTATCGGGTGCTGAAAGGCGGGCTGACGCTGGCCTTTGTCGCCTCCAGCCTGCTGCTGCTGACTGCGCTGCTCCATGCACCGCTGGCACTGCTGCTGGTCGCACTGTTCTTTACCATCGCCAGTAATGGCGTGATCGCTACCACCGCCTCATCACTGGCGATGCAGAGTCAGGGCCACCGCGCGGGCAGCGCCTCTGCGGTGATTGGCGTCACCATGTTCACGCTGGGCGCGATTACCGTGCCGATCACCGGCATCGGCGGCACCTCGGTACTGAGCATGTGTGCCACCATTTTCGGCTGCTTTATGATGGCAATTCTGATGTTCAGCGTGCTGGCGAAAAAACCGCTGCCGCAGGTAAAAACTCACTGA